A genomic window from Flavobacterium hankyongi includes:
- the proC gene encoding pyrroline-5-carboxylate reductase, producing MKIAIIGFGNLGKTFASSFIKSRVIKNEDIYVVSRTLPKLEMSLGIPMINFQNTPSLKIAESDIIILCTKPQDFEEVVKTLKPVISEEQIILSVMAGVSIEKIKEKLGIKKVIRSMPNLGTQIGLGMTVFSASAEIDRKDLFIVQNLINTTGKSIYVEDESLINPATAVSGSGPAYVFYFMNAMIKAAEEFGFSSSEAEVLVHQTFLGAVNLQSASNLSNEELIMKVASKGGTTESALNVFITNALDETIAQAMQSANSRAIELGA from the coding sequence ATGAAAATTGCCATTATCGGTTTCGGGAATTTAGGCAAAACATTTGCCAGTAGTTTTATTAAATCAAGGGTCATTAAGAATGAAGATATTTATGTAGTAAGTAGAACGCTGCCCAAACTCGAGATGTCTTTAGGAATACCGATGATTAATTTTCAAAATACGCCTAGCTTAAAAATTGCTGAATCAGATATTATAATTCTTTGTACAAAACCACAGGATTTTGAAGAGGTAGTTAAAACTTTAAAACCAGTTATTTCAGAAGAACAAATTATATTATCTGTAATGGCTGGAGTTTCTATTGAAAAGATTAAAGAAAAATTAGGGATAAAAAAAGTGATTCGTTCGATGCCAAATTTAGGAACACAAATTGGCTTGGGAATGACAGTTTTTTCGGCTTCGGCAGAAATTGATAGAAAAGATTTGTTTATTGTTCAGAATCTAATAAATACCACAGGAAAATCAATTTATGTTGAAGACGAATCATTGATTAATCCAGCTACAGCAGTTTCTGGAAGCGGACCAGCCTATGTTTTTTATTTTATGAATGCAATGATTAAAGCGGCTGAAGAATTTGGGTTCTCATCATCAGAAGCAGAGGTCTTAGTGCATCAAACTTTTCTTGGTGCTGTCAATCTTCAAAGTGCTAGTAATTTATCCAACGAAGAATTAATCATGAAAGTAGCTTCAAAAGGAGGAACTACAGAAAGTGCATTAAATGTTTTTATTACTAATGCGTTAGATGAAACAATTGCCCAAGCCATGCAAAGTGCTAATAGCAGAGCTATTGAATTAGGAGCATAG
- a CDS encoding sensor histidine kinase — translation MDLHIFKLPRVVKHLLFWFVFIAVGVFSDFSNLNEDCFIEIVVYHINDAFFGAVLAYLMAYYFLTERFLKKGYIVSSIVFLFSVYLLAALSRLSTVHLAEPLVRKPPFIQESPFEILTDLRYIAFKYGPSVLTATFIFYLAKFFSDYSKEREKRLLLSKEKTEIELKSLRSQLNPHFLFNTLNNIYSLSIDNSPKTSPAIGKLSDILDYVLYRCNDDFVSVSNEMKLIDDYIELEKLRYDERLEITVDTFIEIENQVPPLIFLSLVENAFKHGAGEDSGLPKIWITLKSTIDQTTFSVVNTCLDVVVEELKESIGLTNIKKQLELIYDKRYSMSIEKKGGLFSVNLILKNEITHEN, via the coding sequence ATGGATTTACACATTTTTAAATTACCTCGTGTTGTAAAGCACCTATTATTTTGGTTTGTTTTTATTGCTGTGGGAGTTTTTAGCGATTTTTCTAATTTAAATGAAGATTGTTTTATTGAAATAGTGGTTTACCACATTAATGACGCTTTTTTTGGAGCTGTATTGGCCTATTTAATGGCTTATTATTTTTTGACTGAACGATTTCTGAAAAAAGGTTATATAGTTTCTTCAATTGTTTTTTTATTTTCAGTTTACCTTTTGGCTGCTTTAAGCAGATTGTCTACAGTTCATTTGGCAGAACCATTAGTACGCAAGCCTCCTTTTATACAAGAATCACCATTTGAAATTCTTACTGATTTACGTTATATTGCTTTTAAATATGGACCAAGTGTTTTAACGGCAACCTTCATTTTTTATCTGGCCAAATTTTTCTCCGATTATTCAAAAGAAAGAGAAAAAAGGTTGTTGTTAAGTAAAGAAAAAACAGAAATTGAATTAAAGTCGTTGCGGTCACAACTTAATCCTCATTTTTTATTCAATACACTAAATAATATTTATTCATTATCTATAGATAATTCACCAAAAACTTCTCCGGCAATAGGAAAATTGTCCGATATTTTAGATTACGTATTGTATCGTTGTAATGATGATTTTGTTTCTGTGTCAAACGAAATGAAACTTATTGATGATTATATCGAATTGGAAAAGCTACGCTATGATGAACGTCTTGAAATAACGGTTGATACTTTTATTGAAATAGAAAATCAAGTGCCTCCACTTATTTTTCTTTCATTAGTTGAAAATGCTTTTAAGCATGGAGCAGGTGAGGACAGTGGCTTGCCAAAAATTTGGATAACTCTAAAAAGTACGATAGATCAAACGACATTCTCGGTTGTAAATACATGTTTAGATGTTGTTGTTGAAGAATTAAAGGAATCAATTGGATTAACCAACATAAAAAAGCAGTTGGAGTTAATATATGATAAACGTTACAGCATGTCTATAGAAAAAAAAGGTGGCTTATTTAGTGTAAATTTAATTCTGAAAAACGAAATTACTCATGAAAATTAA
- the yidC gene encoding membrane protein insertase YidC has product MEQKKFDLNSIIGFALIFGIMMWIMYQNQPTQAEINAEKAKKEQATKVKEQSQKVAETTALVTSATSDSTKVSAALQASLGSFAYSASLPSAKNEFTTIENDLVTLKIANKGGYIADATLKKYKSIDKNGKLVQLIKDNNAGLNIALQTKDGKKVNTKDVFFEPTLTKVDGNQVLSMKLKAGENQFLEYKYVLKANDYMLDFDVRSQGLASVLNTSNGANLEWNLKGYRNEKSVSYENTLTEAVYEYEGGKDTYLGQSQDEKTVEDLTYVAYKQHFFTSILLTKTPIKSAKLTSENLIKDTAKDTIFTKSFKSSLPLAFTNGELDYKMNWYYGPADYKTLNAYDRNLDEIISFGWGIFGWINQFIFVPLFGFLSGFLSYGIAIILFTVIIKLAMAPITYKSFLSQAKMKVLRPELNELNEKFKDPVKRQQETMKLYNKAGVNPMAGCIPALIQMPFMFASFKYFPSAIELRQQGFLWAKDLSSYDSIIKLPFSIPLYGDHVSLFPILAAIAIFFYMKYTTGDQQMAAPQQEGMPDMSKIMKMMIWISPVMMLIFFNNYGSGLSLYNLFSNIMTLGIMFYIKNYVVDDKKIHAQIQENKLKEPKKPSKFQQKLQEAMEQAEAQKNAKGKK; this is encoded by the coding sequence ATGGAACAAAAAAAATTCGACCTTAATTCAATTATTGGATTTGCATTGATTTTTGGTATTATGATGTGGATCATGTATCAAAATCAGCCAACACAAGCTGAAATTAATGCAGAAAAAGCTAAAAAAGAGCAAGCTACTAAAGTAAAAGAGCAATCGCAAAAAGTTGCAGAAACAACTGCTTTGGTTACTTCAGCTACTTCAGATTCTACTAAAGTTTCGGCTGCGTTACAAGCTTCTTTAGGGAGCTTTGCATATTCTGCTTCTTTACCATCTGCAAAAAATGAATTCACTACTATTGAAAATGATTTGGTGACTTTAAAAATTGCTAATAAAGGAGGTTATATTGCTGATGCAACTCTTAAAAAATATAAGTCAATTGATAAGAATGGTAAATTAGTTCAATTAATTAAAGACAATAATGCTGGACTAAACATTGCTTTACAAACAAAAGATGGTAAAAAAGTAAATACTAAAGATGTTTTCTTTGAACCAACTCTAACTAAAGTTGATGGAAATCAAGTGCTTTCGATGAAATTGAAAGCAGGGGAAAATCAATTTTTAGAATATAAATATGTATTGAAAGCTAACGATTATATGTTAGATTTTGATGTGCGTTCACAAGGATTGGCATCAGTTCTTAATACAAGTAATGGAGCAAATTTAGAGTGGAACTTAAAAGGATATCGAAATGAGAAAAGTGTTAGCTATGAAAATACTTTAACAGAAGCTGTTTACGAGTACGAAGGAGGTAAGGATACGTATTTAGGTCAGTCACAAGACGAAAAAACAGTTGAAGATTTAACGTATGTCGCTTACAAACAACATTTCTTTACTTCAATCTTATTGACAAAAACACCTATTAAATCGGCTAAATTAACTTCTGAGAATTTAATTAAGGATACGGCAAAAGATACTATTTTTACAAAATCATTTAAATCTTCATTGCCTTTAGCATTCACAAATGGTGAATTAGATTATAAAATGAACTGGTATTATGGACCAGCCGATTACAAAACATTGAATGCATACGATAGAAATCTTGACGAAATTATCTCTTTTGGATGGGGAATATTCGGGTGGATTAACCAATTTATATTTGTGCCATTATTCGGTTTCTTGAGTGGTTTCTTGTCTTACGGAATTGCAATTATTTTATTCACTGTAATTATTAAATTGGCAATGGCACCGATTACCTATAAATCATTCTTGTCACAGGCAAAAATGAAGGTATTGCGTCCAGAATTGAATGAATTAAATGAGAAATTTAAAGATCCTGTAAAACGTCAGCAAGAGACTATGAAGTTGTACAACAAAGCAGGTGTGAATCCTATGGCAGGTTGTATTCCAGCTCTGATTCAAATGCCATTCATGTTTGCTTCGTTTAAATATTTCCCTTCAGCAATCGAATTAAGACAACAAGGGTTTTTGTGGGCAAAAGATTTATCATCTTATGACTCTATTATAAAGTTACCATTTAGTATTCCATTATACGGTGACCATGTGAGTTTGTTCCCTATTTTGGCAGCAATTGCAATTTTCTTTTACATGAAATATACAACTGGTGATCAACAAATGGCAGCGCCACAACAAGAAGGAATGCCAGATATGAGCAAAATCATGAAAATGATGATTTGGATTTCGCCAGTAATGATGTTAATTTTCTTCAACAACTATGGTTCAGGTTTGAGTTTATATAACTTGTTTTCTAATATTATGACATTAGGAATCATGTTCTATATCAAAAATTATGTGGTGGATGATAAAAAAATCCATGCACAAATTCAAGAGAATAAATTAAAAGAGCCTAAAAAACCCAGCAAGTTCCAGCAAAAATTACAAGAAGCTATGGAACAGGCTGAAGCACAGAAAAATGCGAAAGGAAAAAAATAA
- the mnmA gene encoding tRNA 2-thiouridine(34) synthase MnmA: protein MKRVVVGLSGGVDSSVAAYLLKEQGYEVIGLFMKNWHDDSVTISNECPWLEDSNDALLVAQKLGIPFQTVDLSEQYKEKIVDYMFSEYEKGRTPNPDVLCNREIKFDVFMKIALSLGADYVATGHYCRKGEIEVDGKPMYQLLAGVDGNKDQSYFLCQLSQDQLAKALFPIGELTKPQVREIAAKIELITAEKKDSQGLCFIGKVRLPEFLQQQLQPKEGLIYEVSAENELYQEKQINFDSLEEKLKYEAKNTHYTPNTAKLVGKHQGAHYYTIGQRKGLNVGGTKEPLFIIATDIETNSIYTGQGHNHPGLFKKALFVANDEVHWIRTDLSLKSGEILKVKARIRYRQELQDATLYQFDNGMYVEFNQPQSAITEGQFVSWHIGEELIGSGVIS, encoded by the coding sequence ATGAAAAGAGTTGTTGTAGGTTTATCAGGAGGAGTTGATTCGAGTGTTGCTGCTTATTTATTGAAGGAGCAGGGCTATGAAGTTATTGGCTTGTTTATGAAAAACTGGCACGATGATTCTGTTACAATTTCAAATGAATGTCCGTGGCTTGAAGATAGCAACGATGCATTACTGGTAGCTCAAAAATTGGGGATACCATTTCAAACTGTTGACTTAAGTGAACAATACAAGGAGAAAATTGTTGATTACATGTTCAGTGAATATGAAAAAGGACGTACGCCAAATCCTGATGTATTGTGTAATCGTGAGATCAAATTTGATGTTTTCATGAAAATAGCTCTTTCTCTAGGAGCAGATTATGTAGCAACTGGACATTATTGTCGCAAAGGTGAAATTGAAGTAGATGGAAAACCAATGTATCAGTTGTTAGCAGGAGTAGATGGAAATAAAGATCAATCTTATTTTTTATGTCAATTATCTCAAGATCAATTGGCTAAAGCATTATTTCCAATTGGTGAATTAACTAAACCTCAGGTTCGTGAAATTGCGGCTAAAATAGAATTAATTACAGCAGAAAAGAAAGATTCACAAGGACTTTGTTTTATTGGAAAAGTGCGTTTGCCAGAGTTTTTGCAACAACAATTACAGCCAAAGGAAGGGTTGATTTATGAAGTTTCTGCCGAAAATGAATTGTATCAAGAAAAACAAATTAATTTCGATTCTTTAGAAGAAAAATTAAAATACGAAGCAAAAAATACTCATTATACACCTAATACTGCCAAATTAGTTGGTAAGCATCAAGGAGCACATTACTATACAATTGGTCAACGAAAAGGATTGAATGTTGGAGGAACCAAAGAACCGTTGTTTATTATCGCGACAGATATTGAAACAAACTCAATTTATACAGGTCAAGGGCATAATCATCCAGGACTATTTAAAAAGGCTTTATTTGTTGCCAATGATGAGGTACACTGGATTCGTACAGATTTGAGTTTAAAATCGGGTGAAATCCTAAAAGTCAAAGCTCGTATTAGATATCGTCAGGAGTTGCAAGATGCAACACTTTATCAATTTGATAATGGAATGTATGTTGAGTTTAATCAGCCACAATCTGCTATTACAGAAGGACAATTTGTTTCATGGCATATTGGAGAGGAGTTAATAGGTTCGGGAGTTATTTCTTAA
- a CDS encoding outer membrane beta-barrel family protein produces MKQLIYALTLLLPALIFGQDVIVKGTVFEKTNQNPIELASITLFDSETNVIIQETTSDAKGDFEVKIKPGKYHLHINFFDFEPAILNQIQILEDKNIGKVFLIAKETKVLDEVKIVAEKSSIETRLDKKIFNVGKDLISKGGSANDILNNVPSVSVNALGAVSLRGNTSVRILINGKPSVMTQNNGLQQIPAETIERIEVITNPSAQYDAQGASGIINIILKKNKTNGFGSSVTATVGVPNYNLIGVNMNYKKEKFNLFSDIGYGRMSVFGDDELFRTNYENGKVTNYIDQKTDRNRNFNRFNLYLGSDYYINTNNTMTLSYYYRNNVSKNNVDYRFAYLDTNKNITQLTTANETYKEPQISNQIELNYVKTFEKKGKKLTASVQYDFWNDDENEWIVERNEIPIPTVKTLKSRDIESSKDVVFQSDMSFPLTEKSKFDIGLKGEIRRINSDYIVWDNTVQIDSLTNLLHYDERIFGVYSQYSNGFKKFQYQLGLRAEHFNTGSSDLKNEFKTDKNYTKLFPTVHLTYEIKNNFNVQLSYSRRIDRPSFFQLNPFGGIADRRNIRIGNPDLNPMYIDSYELGTLYKWEKLTLNPSVYHQHTINLFDIIVTRNSNDYLVEKSINLGTENRYGFEINATYTPYKWWFLSSDFNFYKFDQKGIFNVSNNSWTSRLNSRIKLTSWSVQNNFNIIGAKKSGQIDSQKQLWTDIAIAKEFCKEKASLTLKVDNIFDSRISKDYISGNNYTIDAERRFSGTRATLTFTYKFNRKKGDRDRLPQ; encoded by the coding sequence ATGAAACAATTAATTTATGCCCTCACCTTATTGCTTCCTGCACTAATCTTTGGACAGGATGTAATAGTAAAAGGTACTGTATTTGAAAAAACAAACCAAAACCCTATCGAATTAGCAAGTATCACTTTATTTGATAGTGAAACTAATGTTATAATTCAGGAAACAACTTCGGATGCGAAGGGAGATTTCGAAGTAAAAATAAAACCCGGAAAATATCATTTACACATTAATTTCTTTGATTTTGAGCCTGCAATACTTAACCAAATTCAAATTTTAGAAGATAAAAACATAGGAAAAGTGTTTTTAATAGCAAAAGAAACCAAAGTCCTTGATGAAGTCAAAATAGTAGCAGAAAAATCATCGATAGAAACCCGTCTTGATAAAAAAATATTCAATGTTGGAAAAGATTTAATTTCAAAAGGTGGTTCTGCAAATGATATATTAAACAATGTACCTTCTGTAAGTGTAAATGCTTTGGGCGCTGTGAGTTTAAGAGGAAATACAAGCGTACGCATTCTCATTAACGGAAAACCTTCAGTAATGACACAAAATAACGGATTGCAGCAAATACCAGCAGAAACAATTGAACGCATCGAAGTAATTACAAACCCGTCAGCTCAATATGATGCGCAAGGTGCTTCGGGTATTATCAATATTATTTTAAAGAAAAATAAAACAAATGGCTTCGGAAGCTCTGTAACTGCAACTGTTGGTGTACCAAACTACAATTTAATTGGTGTAAATATGAACTACAAAAAAGAAAAATTTAATCTTTTTAGTGATATTGGTTACGGTAGAATGTCGGTTTTTGGCGATGATGAATTATTTCGTACCAATTATGAAAACGGAAAAGTTACAAACTATATTGACCAAAAAACAGATCGTAATCGAAATTTCAACCGTTTCAATCTTTATTTAGGTAGTGATTATTACATCAACACAAATAACACTATGACTTTAAGCTATTATTACCGAAACAACGTTAGCAAGAATAATGTAGATTACCGTTTTGCTTATCTTGATACTAATAAAAACATCACACAATTAACAACTGCTAATGAAACTTATAAAGAACCACAAATCTCAAACCAAATAGAACTGAACTATGTAAAAACTTTTGAAAAGAAAGGCAAAAAACTAACAGCAAGTGTTCAGTACGATTTTTGGAATGATGATGAAAACGAATGGATTGTTGAAAGAAACGAAATACCGATACCAACAGTAAAAACACTTAAAAGCCGTGACATTGAAAGCAGTAAAGATGTCGTTTTTCAATCGGACATGTCATTTCCTTTAACTGAGAAATCAAAATTTGATATTGGCTTAAAAGGTGAAATTAGAAGAATAAACAGTGATTACATCGTTTGGGACAATACCGTTCAAATAGATTCTTTAACTAACTTACTACATTATGACGAGCGCATATTTGGCGTGTATTCACAATACTCAAACGGATTTAAAAAATTTCAATACCAATTAGGTTTAAGAGCTGAACATTTCAATACAGGAAGTAGTGATTTAAAAAATGAATTCAAAACAGATAAAAATTACACAAAACTATTCCCTACAGTTCATCTTACTTATGAAATAAAAAATAATTTTAACGTTCAGTTAAGCTATAGCCGAAGAATTGACAGACCATCATTTTTTCAGTTAAATCCTTTTGGTGGGATTGCCGACAGAAGAAATATCAGAATTGGTAATCCAGACCTAAATCCGATGTACATTGATTCGTACGAATTAGGAACGCTTTACAAATGGGAAAAATTAACTTTGAATCCATCAGTTTATCATCAACACACTATCAATTTATTTGACATTATTGTAACACGTAATAGTAATGATTATTTGGTCGAAAAATCAATCAATTTAGGAACCGAAAATCGTTATGGTTTTGAAATAAATGCCACATATACGCCTTACAAATGGTGGTTTTTATCAAGTGATTTTAATTTTTATAAGTTTGATCAAAAAGGAATATTCAATGTATCTAATAATAGTTGGACTTCTCGATTAAATTCAAGAATAAAACTAACATCTTGGTCAGTTCAAAATAATTTCAACATTATTGGAGCCAAAAAAAGCGGACAAATAGATTCTCAAAAGCAACTTTGGACAGATATCGCTATCGCTAAAGAATTCTGTAAAGAGAAAGCTTCTTTAACATTAAAAGTCGATAATATATTTGATAGCCGAATCAGTAAAGATTATATCAGCGGAAACAATTACACAATTGATGCCGAAAGACGATTTTCTGGCACTAGAGCAACTTTAACGTTTACCTACAAATTCAACCGTAAAAAAGGTGATAGAGATCGTCTTCCTCAATAA
- a CDS encoding LytR/AlgR family response regulator transcription factor translates to MKIKCLIVDDEPLAIRLIENHISKIDVLEVVATANNAMKAFEILNTQQIDLLFLDIKMPNITGIDFLRSLKHPPKTIFTTAYRDFAIESYELEVVDYLLKPITFERFFKSVDKFLREKISVKVVDTIPQKKEEYILLKSAGKNYKIALNDVVYVESIKDYIKVHKTDGSSIISKYKIGNLEEELLTHDFIRIHRSYIVNASKVTAFSNTDIEVSGKEFPIGASYKDQVDLFLEKLKK, encoded by the coding sequence ATGAAAATTAAATGTCTTATAGTTGATGATGAACCTTTGGCTATAAGGTTGATTGAAAATCATATTTCAAAAATTGATGTATTAGAGGTCGTAGCTACTGCGAATAATGCAATGAAGGCGTTTGAAATTCTTAATACACAACAAATTGATTTACTTTTCTTGGATATAAAAATGCCTAATATTACAGGAATCGATTTTTTAAGAAGTTTGAAACATCCTCCAAAAACAATTTTTACTACGGCTTATAGAGATTTTGCTATTGAAAGTTATGAGTTGGAAGTTGTAGATTATTTGTTGAAACCAATAACATTTGAACGCTTTTTTAAATCAGTTGATAAGTTTTTGAGAGAAAAAATCTCTGTAAAAGTGGTTGATACAATACCTCAAAAAAAAGAAGAGTATATTTTGCTAAAATCAGCAGGTAAAAATTATAAAATAGCTTTAAATGATGTGGTTTATGTTGAAAGTATAAAAGATTATATTAAAGTTCATAAAACAGATGGTAGTTCTATCATTTCAAAATATAAAATTGGGAATCTTGAAGAAGAATTGCTAACACATGATTTCATAAGGATTCATAGATCTTACATTGTTAATGCTTCAAAAGTTACCGCTTTTTCTAATACAGATATTGAAGTTTCTGGTAAAGAGTTTCCCATTGGAGCTAGTTATAAAGATCAAGTTGATCTTTTCTTAGAAAAATTAAAAAAATGA
- a CDS encoding fasciclin domain-containing protein — MEFIGKIKFFTALFLGILVLNSCSNDDDDSTPIVTDNTITSIASRTDNLSVLVQALTKADLAITLKGNGPYTVFAPTNAAFNTFLTANGFANLDAVPVATLKEILLNHVVSGSIQSSSLTTGYVKTLGKGSASSTNTLSMFVNTSNGVRLNGVSSVTTANILASNGVIHVVDAVIGLPTVVTHATANPNFSSLVGVLTGAGQPDFVGILSGTGPFTVFAPTNTAFTNLNTELAPGGIAGVSTANLTKVLQYHVVSPANVLSNTLTNNQSVTTILGQNFTVNLSPSRITDVNARVSNITAVDVQCSNGVIHVLDKVLLPSF, encoded by the coding sequence ATGGAATTCATTGGAAAAATTAAATTTTTTACAGCACTATTTCTAGGAATTTTAGTGCTTAATTCATGCAGTAATGATGATGACGATAGTACACCAATCGTTACTGATAATACTATAACTAGTATTGCAAGTAGAACAGACAATCTATCTGTATTGGTTCAAGCACTTACAAAAGCAGATTTAGCAATTACTTTAAAAGGTAATGGTCCTTACACGGTTTTTGCTCCTACTAATGCTGCGTTTAACACTTTTCTGACTGCTAACGGTTTTGCAAATCTTGATGCTGTTCCAGTAGCTACTCTAAAAGAAATTTTATTAAACCATGTAGTTTCAGGTTCAATACAATCTTCTTCCTTAACAACAGGTTATGTTAAAACTTTAGGAAAAGGAAGTGCTTCATCAACCAATACCTTAAGTATGTTTGTTAATACTTCCAACGGAGTACGATTAAATGGAGTTTCATCTGTAACTACAGCCAACATATTGGCTTCAAACGGAGTAATTCATGTTGTAGATGCTGTTATTGGTCTTCCTACCGTAGTAACACACGCTACAGCAAATCCAAATTTCTCATCACTAGTAGGAGTCTTAACAGGAGCCGGTCAACCCGACTTTGTAGGAATTTTATCAGGGACTGGTCCATTTACTGTATTTGCTCCAACAAATACTGCATTTACAAACTTAAATACTGAATTAGCTCCAGGAGGCATTGCAGGTGTATCTACTGCTAATTTAACTAAAGTGCTACAATACCATGTTGTTAGTCCTGCAAATGTACTTTCAAATACATTAACCAATAACCAATCGGTAACTACTATTCTTGGGCAAAATTTCACAGTAAATCTTTCACCTTCAAGAATTACAGATGTCAATGCAAGAGTAAGCAATATAACCGCTGTAGATGTACAATGCAGCAATGGGGTAATTCATGTACTTGACAAAGTATTGTTACCTTCATTTTAA
- a CDS encoding toxin-antitoxin system YwqK family antitoxin, with the protein MKLNKTLLILFVFTLTLVGYSQEKINQSNAKGERHGLWKGIYDDSKLPRYEGNFVNGKEQGVFTYYANSDKKIVMATRNFDGKGGAYTIFFDEKGNKVSEGNVINKLREGIWKYYHKGANTIMTTENYIKDKIEGVRKVFYTNGVLGEEVMYKNNLKHGISKKYNKEGKLIEESVFAQDLLQGPYKVYDESGNLIVVGKYNSDKKKGIWKYYDKGKLVRQMNADTINGYKKPSEAKKIKK; encoded by the coding sequence ATGAAATTGAACAAAACATTATTAATACTATTTGTTTTTACGCTAACTCTAGTAGGGTATAGTCAAGAAAAAATTAATCAATCAAATGCAAAAGGAGAGCGTCATGGTTTATGGAAAGGAATCTATGATGATTCAAAATTGCCTCGATATGAAGGGAATTTTGTAAATGGAAAGGAGCAAGGTGTTTTTACATATTATGCTAATAGCGATAAAAAAATAGTCATGGCTACTCGTAATTTTGATGGAAAGGGAGGAGCATATACCATATTTTTTGACGAAAAAGGAAATAAAGTTAGTGAAGGGAATGTCATAAATAAACTTAGAGAGGGTATTTGGAAATATTATCATAAAGGTGCTAACACAATTATGACAACCGAAAATTATATTAAAGATAAAATAGAAGGAGTTAGAAAAGTTTTTTATACAAATGGAGTCTTAGGAGAAGAAGTGATGTATAAAAATAATCTCAAACATGGTATTTCAAAAAAATACAATAAAGAAGGAAAACTTATTGAAGAATCTGTTTTTGCCCAAGATTTACTTCAAGGTCCATACAAAGTGTATGATGAATCTGGAAACCTTATTGTTGTTGGTAAATACAATAGTGATAAGAAAAAAGGAATTTGGAAATACTATGATAAAGGGAAATTAGTTCGTCAAATGAATGCTGATACTATAAACGGATATAAAAAACCAAGTGAGGCAAAAAAGATAAAAAAATAA